A stretch of Apis cerana isolate GH-2021 linkage group LG1, AcerK_1.0, whole genome shotgun sequence DNA encodes these proteins:
- the LOC107992832 gene encoding uncharacterized protein F58A4.6: MDDSIKLIIHKGSTIFDSIIITYYSVIKYEQKARETKSIYQTNINMNNVNESNVVQVNRNSLNRKGFNAYIISAYITTLINSQTYRKAAFKKLLQYLAYKLLNKVDSKIILIKLRMPRKQFLDYKWNQRITQIAMERREVDHAMSWLSTLGGAFSALGEEFQYCAEIAGKISIKQFELALRLRDPFLVARCKLYIALSLIQQGQLKTPKQIVKHIYKFSINQNDIRLQNMCQGIWAKLKYCYKIQKERHKT; encoded by the exons atggatgattcaataaaattaattatacataaaggCAGCACAATTTTCGATagcattattattacatattattctgTGATTAAATACGAACAAAAAGCAAGAGAAACTAAAAGTATAtatcaaacaaatattaatatgaacaaTGTCAATGAAAGTAATGTAGTACAAGTAAATAGAAATTCCTTAAACAGAAAAGGATTTAATGCCTATATTATATCAGCATATATtacaacattaataaattcacaaaCATATCGAAAGGctgcatttaaaaaattattgcaatatttagcatacaaattattaaataaagtagattcaaaaataattctaataaaattgcgAATGCCAAGAAAACAATTCTTAGATTACAAATG gAATCAAAGAATAACACAAATAGCaatggaaagaagagaagTTGATCATGCTATGTCTTGGTTATCTACTTTAGGTGGAGCATTTTCTGCTTTAGGagaagaatttcaatattgc GCTGAAATAGCaggaaaaatttccataaaacaATTTGAACTGGCGCTTCGTCTTAGAGATCCTTTTCTAGTTGCtcgttgtaaattatatattgctttAAGTTTGATTCAACAAGGTCAGTTAAAAACCCCAAAACAGATAGTAAAGcatatttataagttttctATAAATCAGAATGATATTCGTTTACAAAATATGTGTCAAGGTATATGGGCAAAActcaaatattgttataaaatacaaaaagaacGGCATAAAACTTAG
- the LOC107992831 gene encoding bleomycin hydrolase isoform X1: MVASAGILTSEILNQLRAKFYEDNRNTLAQNVCTRTNPLEVCVSRKVLQETQHVFTHKIATEGKPITNQKNSGRCWIFSTLNVIRSAFMKQYNLDEFEFSQAYLFFWDKIERCNYFLHNIVKTAKRNEPVEGRLVSFLLHDPICDGGQWDMVVNLINRHGLVPKICFPESYNCESSSRMNTILKSKLREYSKVLRDLVSHGATDEELEAQILEQMVVIYRIIGICLGIPSKTITWEYYDKAKNYNCIGPISPVEFYEKYVKPYYNVDDKVCLVTDPRPSNPYGKLYTIDCLGNVWGGRLTLYNNQPPELLMKLCAESIKQNEPVWFGCDVNKRLIAKQGIQDMRAYDFELMFGTDIQVNLTKADRLLYGDSMMVHAMALTAVSIDNEGKIKQFRVENSWGDDQGQKGYLLLTADWFSEFVFEAVIDRKLVPENVLDVFKQEPITLPAWDPMGTLAH; encoded by the exons ATGGTTGCCT cagCAGGTATTTTAAcatcagaaattttaaatcaattacgtgcaaaattttatgaagataATCGCAATACTTTGGCACAAAATGTATGTACAAGAACTAATCCCTTGGAAGTTTGTGTTTCCCGAAAAGTTTTGCAAGAAACACAACATGTATTTACTCACAAGATTGCAACAGAAGGAAAACCtattacaaatcaaaaaaattctgGTCGATGCTGGATATTTTCtactttaaatgttataaGAAGTGCCTTTATGAAGCAATACAATTTAGATGAGTTTGAGTTTAGCCAagcttatttattcttttgggATAag attgaacggtgtaattattttttacataatattgtaaaaactgCTAAAAGAAATGAACCAGTAGAAGGTCGAttagtttcatttttgttacatGATCCTATTTGTGATGGAGGTCAATGGGATATGGTTGTCAATCTTATAAATAGACATGGTCTTGTTCCTAAAATCTGTTTCCCAGAATCATATAATTGCGAGTCTAGTTCACGCATGAATACCATTTTAAAGAGTAAACTGAGAGAATATTCCAAAGTTTTAAGAGATTTAGTATCTCATGGTGCAACAGATGAAGAATTAGAAGCTCAGATTTTGGAACAAATGGTTGTAATCTATCGAATAATTGGTATTTGTTTAGGTATCCCCTCAAAAACAATTACTTGGGAATATTATGATAAggcaaagaattataattgcatTGGACCTATTTCACCagtagaattttatgaaaaatatgtgaaaCCTTATTATAATGTAGATGATAAAGTATGCTTAGTAACTGATCCTAGACCATCTAATCCATATGGAAAACTTTATACCATAGATTGTTTAGGAAATGTTTGGGGTGGAAGACTTACACTGTATAATAATCAACCACctgaattattaatgaaattatgtgCAGAaagtataaaacaaaatgaacCTGTATGGTTTGGATGTGATGTAAACAAACGATTAATAGCTAAACAAGGTATTCAAGATATGAGAGCatatgattttgaattaatgttTGGAACTGATATCCAAGTTAATCTTACAAAAGCAGATAGATTACTTTATGGAGATTCCATGATGGTTCATGCAATGGCATTGACAGCTGTTTCAATTGat aatgaaggtaaaattaaacaatttcgaGTAGAGAATTCTTGGGGTGATGATCAAGGACAAaaaggatatttattattaacagctGATTGGTTTTCCGAATTTGTTTTTGAAGCAGTCATTGATAGAAAACTAGTACCCGAGAATGTTTTGGATGTATTTAAACAAGAACCTATAACTTTACCTGCATGGGATCCTATGGGTACACTTGCTCACTGA
- the LOC107992831 gene encoding bleomycin hydrolase isoform X2, with translation MVASGILTSEILNQLRAKFYEDNRNTLAQNVCTRTNPLEVCVSRKVLQETQHVFTHKIATEGKPITNQKNSGRCWIFSTLNVIRSAFMKQYNLDEFEFSQAYLFFWDKIERCNYFLHNIVKTAKRNEPVEGRLVSFLLHDPICDGGQWDMVVNLINRHGLVPKICFPESYNCESSSRMNTILKSKLREYSKVLRDLVSHGATDEELEAQILEQMVVIYRIIGICLGIPSKTITWEYYDKAKNYNCIGPISPVEFYEKYVKPYYNVDDKVCLVTDPRPSNPYGKLYTIDCLGNVWGGRLTLYNNQPPELLMKLCAESIKQNEPVWFGCDVNKRLIAKQGIQDMRAYDFELMFGTDIQVNLTKADRLLYGDSMMVHAMALTAVSIDNEGKIKQFRVENSWGDDQGQKGYLLLTADWFSEFVFEAVIDRKLVPENVLDVFKQEPITLPAWDPMGTLAH, from the exons ATGGTTGCCT CAGGTATTTTAAcatcagaaattttaaatcaattacgtgcaaaattttatgaagataATCGCAATACTTTGGCACAAAATGTATGTACAAGAACTAATCCCTTGGAAGTTTGTGTTTCCCGAAAAGTTTTGCAAGAAACACAACATGTATTTACTCACAAGATTGCAACAGAAGGAAAACCtattacaaatcaaaaaaattctgGTCGATGCTGGATATTTTCtactttaaatgttataaGAAGTGCCTTTATGAAGCAATACAATTTAGATGAGTTTGAGTTTAGCCAagcttatttattcttttgggATAag attgaacggtgtaattattttttacataatattgtaaaaactgCTAAAAGAAATGAACCAGTAGAAGGTCGAttagtttcatttttgttacatGATCCTATTTGTGATGGAGGTCAATGGGATATGGTTGTCAATCTTATAAATAGACATGGTCTTGTTCCTAAAATCTGTTTCCCAGAATCATATAATTGCGAGTCTAGTTCACGCATGAATACCATTTTAAAGAGTAAACTGAGAGAATATTCCAAAGTTTTAAGAGATTTAGTATCTCATGGTGCAACAGATGAAGAATTAGAAGCTCAGATTTTGGAACAAATGGTTGTAATCTATCGAATAATTGGTATTTGTTTAGGTATCCCCTCAAAAACAATTACTTGGGAATATTATGATAAggcaaagaattataattgcatTGGACCTATTTCACCagtagaattttatgaaaaatatgtgaaaCCTTATTATAATGTAGATGATAAAGTATGCTTAGTAACTGATCCTAGACCATCTAATCCATATGGAAAACTTTATACCATAGATTGTTTAGGAAATGTTTGGGGTGGAAGACTTACACTGTATAATAATCAACCACctgaattattaatgaaattatgtgCAGAaagtataaaacaaaatgaacCTGTATGGTTTGGATGTGATGTAAACAAACGATTAATAGCTAAACAAGGTATTCAAGATATGAGAGCatatgattttgaattaatgttTGGAACTGATATCCAAGTTAATCTTACAAAAGCAGATAGATTACTTTATGGAGATTCCATGATGGTTCATGCAATGGCATTGACAGCTGTTTCAATTGat aatgaaggtaaaattaaacaatttcgaGTAGAGAATTCTTGGGGTGATGATCAAGGACAAaaaggatatttattattaacagctGATTGGTTTTCCGAATTTGTTTTTGAAGCAGTCATTGATAGAAAACTAGTACCCGAGAATGTTTTGGATGTATTTAAACAAGAACCTATAACTTTACCTGCATGGGATCCTATGGGTACACTTGCTCACTGA
- the LOC107992847 gene encoding polymerase delta-interacting protein 2 isoform X1 translates to MALTRNLTCKLKCYLLKVPKKICLYHVRHIRLAEVGKLETPKLQGKYETGQLILHRVFGYRGVILFPWTARVYDRDIPNKKEGNTNDHYNSVGKEVKGRTHTFYQVLIDQRDYPFIRAQTEAVTFLSNHESSHSLYTVPGLDYVAHEDILPYTTNEKTALQHELFDKFLAYNPNQEPCFVAQETLRAWQKKNHPWLELSDVHKETTENIRVTVIPFYMGYRGNQATAAHWWRYCIRLENLGDLSVQLRERHWRIFSLSGTLETVRGRGVVGQEPILSKVLPAFQYSSHVSLQAASGHMWGTFRMEREDGYAFDCRIPPFSLESKIEKPPSNMNS, encoded by the exons aTGGCACTTACACGAAATCTtacttgtaaattaaaatgctatttattaaaagtaccgaaaaaaatttgtttgtatcACGTAAGGCATATTAG attggCAGAAGTAGGAAAATTGGAAACACCAAAATTACAAGGAAAATATGAAACTGGTCAATTAATTCTACATAGAGTATTTGGTTATCGTGGTGTAATATTGTTTCCTTGGACTGCACGGGTTTATGACAGagatattccaaataaaaaagaagg aaatacaaATGACCATTACAATAGTGTGGGAAAAGAAGTAAAAGGAAGAACTCATACATTTTATCAGGTATTAATTGACCAAAGAGATTATCCTTTTATA CGTGCTCAAACAGAAGCTGTAACCTTTTTGAGTAATCACGAAAGCAGTCATAGCTTATATACAGTACCAGGATTGGATTATGTTGCTCATGAAGATATTTTACCCTATActacaaatgaaaaaactgCATTGCAGCATGAATTATTTGACAAATTCTTAGCATATAATCCAAATCAAGAGCCATGTTTTGTGGCACAAGAAACACTCAGAGcatggcaaaaaaaaaatcatccatGGTTGGAATTATCAGATGTACATAAAGAAACTACTGAAAATATTCGTGTTACtgttattccattttatatgGGTTATAGAGGAAATCAAGCTACAGCTGCACATTGG tggCGTTATTGCATTCGTCTGGAAAATTTGGGCGATTTGAGCGTACAATTACGTGAAAGACATTGGAGGATATTTAGCCTTTCTGGTACGTTAGAAACTGTGCGAGGACGAGGAGTAGTTGGTCAGGAACCTATTTTATCAAAGGTGTTACCTGCTTTTCAATATAGTAGTCATGTGAGTTTACAAGCTGCAAGTGGACATATGtg GGGTACATTTAGAATGGAAAGAGAAGATGGATATGCGTTTGATTGTAGAATTCCACCATTTTCTTTGgaatcaaaaatagaaaaaccaCCTTCAAATATGAATTCTTAA
- the LOC107992847 gene encoding polymerase delta-interacting protein 2 isoform X2, whose amino-acid sequence MALTRNLTCKLKCYLLKVPKKICLYHVRHIRLAEVGKLETPKLQGKYETGQLILHRVFGYRGVILFPWTARVYDRDIPNKKEGNTNDHYNSVGKEVKGRTHTFYQRAQTEAVTFLSNHESSHSLYTVPGLDYVAHEDILPYTTNEKTALQHELFDKFLAYNPNQEPCFVAQETLRAWQKKNHPWLELSDVHKETTENIRVTVIPFYMGYRGNQATAAHWWRYCIRLENLGDLSVQLRERHWRIFSLSGTLETVRGRGVVGQEPILSKVLPAFQYSSHVSLQAASGHMWGTFRMEREDGYAFDCRIPPFSLESKIEKPPSNMNS is encoded by the exons aTGGCACTTACACGAAATCTtacttgtaaattaaaatgctatttattaaaagtaccgaaaaaaatttgtttgtatcACGTAAGGCATATTAG attggCAGAAGTAGGAAAATTGGAAACACCAAAATTACAAGGAAAATATGAAACTGGTCAATTAATTCTACATAGAGTATTTGGTTATCGTGGTGTAATATTGTTTCCTTGGACTGCACGGGTTTATGACAGagatattccaaataaaaaagaagg aaatacaaATGACCATTACAATAGTGTGGGAAAAGAAGTAAAAGGAAGAACTCATACATTTTATCAG CGTGCTCAAACAGAAGCTGTAACCTTTTTGAGTAATCACGAAAGCAGTCATAGCTTATATACAGTACCAGGATTGGATTATGTTGCTCATGAAGATATTTTACCCTATActacaaatgaaaaaactgCATTGCAGCATGAATTATTTGACAAATTCTTAGCATATAATCCAAATCAAGAGCCATGTTTTGTGGCACAAGAAACACTCAGAGcatggcaaaaaaaaaatcatccatGGTTGGAATTATCAGATGTACATAAAGAAACTACTGAAAATATTCGTGTTACtgttattccattttatatgGGTTATAGAGGAAATCAAGCTACAGCTGCACATTGG tggCGTTATTGCATTCGTCTGGAAAATTTGGGCGATTTGAGCGTACAATTACGTGAAAGACATTGGAGGATATTTAGCCTTTCTGGTACGTTAGAAACTGTGCGAGGACGAGGAGTAGTTGGTCAGGAACCTATTTTATCAAAGGTGTTACCTGCTTTTCAATATAGTAGTCATGTGAGTTTACAAGCTGCAAGTGGACATATGtg GGGTACATTTAGAATGGAAAGAGAAGATGGATATGCGTTTGATTGTAGAATTCCACCATTTTCTTTGgaatcaaaaatagaaaaaccaCCTTCAAATATGAATTCTTAA
- the LOC107992847 gene encoding polymerase delta-interacting protein 2 isoform X5, translating into MALTRNLTCKLKCYLLKVPKKICLYHVRHIRLAEVGKLETPKLQGKYETGQLILHRVFGYRGVILFPWTARVYDRDIPNKKEGNTNDHYNSVGKEVKGRTHTFYQRAQTEAVTFLSNHESSHSLYTVPGLDYVAHEDILPYTTNEKTALQHELFDKFLAYNPNQEPCFVAQETLRAWQKKNHPWLELSDVHKETTENIRVTVIPFYMGYRGNQATAAHWICLGLKDLGCLSNNLLKTRKFEKLCSSVSSYKAAYNIWKLIRYLHYLYTYKIVGNSKTVALLHSSGKFGRFERTIT; encoded by the exons aTGGCACTTACACGAAATCTtacttgtaaattaaaatgctatttattaaaagtaccgaaaaaaatttgtttgtatcACGTAAGGCATATTAG attggCAGAAGTAGGAAAATTGGAAACACCAAAATTACAAGGAAAATATGAAACTGGTCAATTAATTCTACATAGAGTATTTGGTTATCGTGGTGTAATATTGTTTCCTTGGACTGCACGGGTTTATGACAGagatattccaaataaaaaagaagg aaatacaaATGACCATTACAATAGTGTGGGAAAAGAAGTAAAAGGAAGAACTCATACATTTTATCAG CGTGCTCAAACAGAAGCTGTAACCTTTTTGAGTAATCACGAAAGCAGTCATAGCTTATATACAGTACCAGGATTGGATTATGTTGCTCATGAAGATATTTTACCCTATActacaaatgaaaaaactgCATTGCAGCATGAATTATTTGACAAATTCTTAGCATATAATCCAAATCAAGAGCCATGTTTTGTGGCACAAGAAACACTCAGAGcatggcaaaaaaaaaatcatccatGGTTGGAATTATCAGATGTACATAAAGAAACTACTGAAAATATTCGTGTTACtgttattccattttatatgGGTTATAGAGGAAATCAAGCTACAGCTGCACATTGG ATATGTTTAGGTTTAAAAGATCTGGGATGCTTATCAAATAACTTGTTAAAGACtcggaaatttgaaaaactttgCAGCTCTGTAAGTAGTTATAAG GCTGCATACAACATATGGAAGCTCATAAGATACTTACATtacttatatacatacaaaattgTTGGTAACTCAAAAACTG tggCGTTATTGCATTCGTCTGGAAAATTTGGGCGATTTGAGCGTACAATTACGTGA
- the LOC107992847 gene encoding polymerase delta-interacting protein 2 isoform X4, with protein MALTRNLTCKLKCYLLKVPKKICLYHVRHIRLAEVGKLETPKLQGKYETGQLILHRVFGYRGVILFPWTARVYDRDIPNKKEGNTNDHYNSVGKEVKGRTHTFYQVLIDQRDYPFIRAQTEAVTFLSNHESSHSLYTVPGLDYVAHEDILPYTTNEKTALQHELFDKFLAYNPNQEPCFVAQETLRAWQKKNHPWLELSDVHKETTENIRVTVIPFYMGYRGNQATAAHWICLGLKDLGCLSNNLLKTRKFEKLCSSAAYNIWKLIRYLHYLYTYKIVGNSKTVALLHSSGKFGRFERTIT; from the exons aTGGCACTTACACGAAATCTtacttgtaaattaaaatgctatttattaaaagtaccgaaaaaaatttgtttgtatcACGTAAGGCATATTAG attggCAGAAGTAGGAAAATTGGAAACACCAAAATTACAAGGAAAATATGAAACTGGTCAATTAATTCTACATAGAGTATTTGGTTATCGTGGTGTAATATTGTTTCCTTGGACTGCACGGGTTTATGACAGagatattccaaataaaaaagaagg aaatacaaATGACCATTACAATAGTGTGGGAAAAGAAGTAAAAGGAAGAACTCATACATTTTATCAGGTATTAATTGACCAAAGAGATTATCCTTTTATA CGTGCTCAAACAGAAGCTGTAACCTTTTTGAGTAATCACGAAAGCAGTCATAGCTTATATACAGTACCAGGATTGGATTATGTTGCTCATGAAGATATTTTACCCTATActacaaatgaaaaaactgCATTGCAGCATGAATTATTTGACAAATTCTTAGCATATAATCCAAATCAAGAGCCATGTTTTGTGGCACAAGAAACACTCAGAGcatggcaaaaaaaaaatcatccatGGTTGGAATTATCAGATGTACATAAAGAAACTACTGAAAATATTCGTGTTACtgttattccattttatatgGGTTATAGAGGAAATCAAGCTACAGCTGCACATTGG ATATGTTTAGGTTTAAAAGATCTGGGATGCTTATCAAATAACTTGTTAAAGACtcggaaatttgaaaaactttgCAGCTCT GCTGCATACAACATATGGAAGCTCATAAGATACTTACATtacttatatacatacaaaattgTTGGTAACTCAAAAACTG tggCGTTATTGCATTCGTCTGGAAAATTTGGGCGATTTGAGCGTACAATTACGTGA
- the LOC107992847 gene encoding polymerase delta-interacting protein 2 isoform X3: protein MALTRNLTCKLKCYLLKVPKKICLYHVRHIRLAEVGKLETPKLQGKYETGQLILHRVFGYRGVILFPWTARVYDRDIPNKKEGNTNDHYNSVGKEVKGRTHTFYQVLIDQRDYPFIRAQTEAVTFLSNHESSHSLYTVPGLDYVAHEDILPYTTNEKTALQHELFDKFLAYNPNQEPCFVAQETLRAWQKKNHPWLELSDVHKETTENIRVTVIPFYMGYRGNQATAAHWICLGLKDLGCLSNNLLKTRKFEKLCSSVSSYKAAYNIWKLIRYLHYLYTYKIVGNSKTVALLHSSGKFGRFERTIT, encoded by the exons aTGGCACTTACACGAAATCTtacttgtaaattaaaatgctatttattaaaagtaccgaaaaaaatttgtttgtatcACGTAAGGCATATTAG attggCAGAAGTAGGAAAATTGGAAACACCAAAATTACAAGGAAAATATGAAACTGGTCAATTAATTCTACATAGAGTATTTGGTTATCGTGGTGTAATATTGTTTCCTTGGACTGCACGGGTTTATGACAGagatattccaaataaaaaagaagg aaatacaaATGACCATTACAATAGTGTGGGAAAAGAAGTAAAAGGAAGAACTCATACATTTTATCAGGTATTAATTGACCAAAGAGATTATCCTTTTATA CGTGCTCAAACAGAAGCTGTAACCTTTTTGAGTAATCACGAAAGCAGTCATAGCTTATATACAGTACCAGGATTGGATTATGTTGCTCATGAAGATATTTTACCCTATActacaaatgaaaaaactgCATTGCAGCATGAATTATTTGACAAATTCTTAGCATATAATCCAAATCAAGAGCCATGTTTTGTGGCACAAGAAACACTCAGAGcatggcaaaaaaaaaatcatccatGGTTGGAATTATCAGATGTACATAAAGAAACTACTGAAAATATTCGTGTTACtgttattccattttatatgGGTTATAGAGGAAATCAAGCTACAGCTGCACATTGG ATATGTTTAGGTTTAAAAGATCTGGGATGCTTATCAAATAACTTGTTAAAGACtcggaaatttgaaaaactttgCAGCTCTGTAAGTAGTTATAAG GCTGCATACAACATATGGAAGCTCATAAGATACTTACATtacttatatacatacaaaattgTTGGTAACTCAAAAACTG tggCGTTATTGCATTCGTCTGGAAAATTTGGGCGATTTGAGCGTACAATTACGTGA
- the LOC107992847 gene encoding polymerase delta-interacting protein 2 isoform X6 — protein sequence MALTRNLTCKLKCYLLKVPKKICLYHVRHIRLAEVGKLETPKLQGKYETGQLILHRVFGYRGVILFPWTARVYDRDIPNKKEGNTNDHYNSVGKEVKGRTHTFYQRAQTEAVTFLSNHESSHSLYTVPGLDYVAHEDILPYTTNEKTALQHELFDKFLAYNPNQEPCFVAQETLRAWQKKNHPWLELSDVHKETTENIRVTVIPFYMGYRGNQATAAHWICLGLKDLGCLSNNLLKTRKFEKLCSSAAYNIWKLIRYLHYLYTYKIVGNSKTVALLHSSGKFGRFERTIT from the exons aTGGCACTTACACGAAATCTtacttgtaaattaaaatgctatttattaaaagtaccgaaaaaaatttgtttgtatcACGTAAGGCATATTAG attggCAGAAGTAGGAAAATTGGAAACACCAAAATTACAAGGAAAATATGAAACTGGTCAATTAATTCTACATAGAGTATTTGGTTATCGTGGTGTAATATTGTTTCCTTGGACTGCACGGGTTTATGACAGagatattccaaataaaaaagaagg aaatacaaATGACCATTACAATAGTGTGGGAAAAGAAGTAAAAGGAAGAACTCATACATTTTATCAG CGTGCTCAAACAGAAGCTGTAACCTTTTTGAGTAATCACGAAAGCAGTCATAGCTTATATACAGTACCAGGATTGGATTATGTTGCTCATGAAGATATTTTACCCTATActacaaatgaaaaaactgCATTGCAGCATGAATTATTTGACAAATTCTTAGCATATAATCCAAATCAAGAGCCATGTTTTGTGGCACAAGAAACACTCAGAGcatggcaaaaaaaaaatcatccatGGTTGGAATTATCAGATGTACATAAAGAAACTACTGAAAATATTCGTGTTACtgttattccattttatatgGGTTATAGAGGAAATCAAGCTACAGCTGCACATTGG ATATGTTTAGGTTTAAAAGATCTGGGATGCTTATCAAATAACTTGTTAAAGACtcggaaatttgaaaaactttgCAGCTCT GCTGCATACAACATATGGAAGCTCATAAGATACTTACATtacttatatacatacaaaattgTTGGTAACTCAAAAACTG tggCGTTATTGCATTCGTCTGGAAAATTTGGGCGATTTGAGCGTACAATTACGTGA